The genomic window CCACTTCACCAAACTTGCTAAACAACTCCCTCAGCTTACTCGCCGAATAATCCTCGCCCGTTTTCTCCCACGAAACCTTCAGAATCTTCTCATGTTCCAACCCAACACCGCCACTCTTCGCCTCCGTCTTCTTAGCCGCCGGAGAAGCAGCAGCTTCCGGCGCCCCTTTCTTCGCAAGCATAGCCCTAATCCTCGCAATCTCTTCCTTGAGCTGCCTCGCGATCCTCTCCTCCTCTTCCCTGGCCTTCGCGGCAGGATCAGGAGCAAAGGCATCGCGTTCCCTCTGCTCGAGATCGGAGACCATCTTGCGGCGCTTACCGTCGCGCTGCTCCTGGCGGCGCTGCTGGTCGCGCTTAACGCGCAAGAGATCATCGAATAACTTGCGAGCCTTATCGTCCTTGAGAATCTCGTAGGAAGCTTTGAGGTTCTGGAAATCGGAGTGGGCGTTGGGGTCGTCGGGTCTCTTGTCAGGGTGAAGCTCACGCGCCTTGTTCCTGTAAGCTTTTGAGATGTCCTTTTCGGTGAGTTTGGCGCCTTCTTCGCCCGATGGAAGCCCCAGCACATGGTAGTGGTCCACGTTTGCGTCCATTGTTGCCGATTCCCGAGCGGATTCTCTGATGGAATGTGGGTTTCTCTGCTTTTGCAAACCCTAACGGAGCTCCAAACCCTAACCCTATTGGGGTTCGTTTGTGAGTTGGCCAGTTGGGGTTACGAAGAATACGACAGTCAAATAAACTACGTCGACAGATGTATTTTGCGTCACAAAAATGTGGAATATATCTAAAAGTTACAAATAGCGATTTTGGCACCTAGAAAATCATGAATTGTCACATTACTTTCAAGCTGTCTCGTGAGATTTTGAACTCTCAAAATCGCTATTAACAATTTTGGTCTCCCTATAATCACTAGATTTTAGTCATTTTTAACCATGTCCATATTACACTCAATTATTGAATTTCATTCCGTCCCTTCCATAATTTGAAAAACACCATAAAATAACTGGGTATTATACCAGAGTTTTACCAATATCTAGAAAAATAAACGCTGAAATTCACCCTATTGAACCATTTTGTAGAATTCTACATATCTACAACTTTAGAGCCCATATTAATTTTGTTAACTATTATTCAATATCAATCTAAATTTGTTAACGATTCTTTTCTGCTTTTTTCCCATGATAATGTAAATTCTAAAATTCACACTCCATTTCCATTCTAAAGCAGTCTTCAGTGTCCAAATTTTAAGAAGCTTGGGCATAAGCCGTTTGAATTCCGTTCCATGCGAGTACATTAACACAAACAGAAAGAAACAATCTAAGTGAAACTGATTGAGTCCGGTAAAAATTAGCAGCATATATGGCTCCCAATCCCATTGTGGCATCACACACAACTGATGGTGACTTTCAAATATTCCGAAACTACGAAGGTTGGTTTCCCTTATTAATCAacaaaaaatagataaatacatGTCCAGCTGACAACTATCCTCATTACAAACAAATACCCTAAATAATCATCAAATTACAAGATATAAATGAGATTCTAAAACATGCAACATACATTGGGAAAGCAGTCTACACAAAAAAGAACCAACCAACGACGGTGAACATCCCACAATTCAATCAACGCGCCATCCCAAACTAATATTTCCCCCACCATAGAAAAAATGGCATA from Arachis ipaensis cultivar K30076 chromosome B09, Araip1.1, whole genome shotgun sequence includes these protein-coding regions:
- the LOC107617060 gene encoding dnaJ homolog subfamily C member 17 (The sequence of the model RefSeq protein was modified relative to this genomic sequence to represent the inferred CDS: added 81 bases not found in genome assembly), whose translation is MDANVDHYHVLGLPSGEEGAKLTEKDKQRNPHSIRESARESATMDANVDHYHVLGLPSGEEGAKLTEKDISKAYRNKARELHPDKRPDDPNAHSDFQNLKASYEILKDDKARKLFDDLLRVKRDQQRRQEQRDGKRRKMVSDLEQRERDAFAPDPAAKAREEEERIARQLKEEIARIRAMLAKKGAPEAAASPAAKKTEAKSGGVGLEHEKILKVSWEKTGEDYSASKLRELFSKFGEVEDVVIKGGKKKGSALVVMANKEGAVNATGSMIGHLANPLLVVPLKPITKADSSSAPKAVEVDRINNLVGAGHQAFENSVLQKLQKAAEKQKG